The Ammospiza caudacuta isolate bAmmCau1 chromosome 17, bAmmCau1.pri, whole genome shotgun sequence genome has a segment encoding these proteins:
- the LOC131565155 gene encoding LOW QUALITY PROTEIN: phospholipase A2-like (The sequence of the model RefSeq protein was modified relative to this genomic sequence to represent the inferred CDS: deleted 2 bases in 1 codon) encodes MDWVMQRGPKVSKIKPDYFQVPSFIINSLKNPSNPNYFIFMLESITAFLAVSKGTVEGRVRSRRGILELAGAIRCSTGRSPFAYLRYGCYCGLGGKGWPMDRVDWCCFNHDCCYGRAEQAGCQPKTESYHWECKDNSAVCDSLEDKCQKMACECDREAAKCFSKAPYHRKYLLWPDFLCGEIQPLCRYQIHDS; translated from the exons ATGGACTGGGTCATGCAGCGTGGCCCCAAAGTGTCAAAAATCAAACCGGATTATTTTCAAGTACCGTCATTTATTATCAActctttaaaaaacccaagcaaTCCCAACTATTTCATATTT ATGTTGGAGTCAATAACAGCTTTTCTTGCAGTTTCTAAGGGCACTGTTGAAGGCCGTGTGAGAAGCCGAAGGGGAATCCTGGAGCTGGCCGGAGCCATCAGGTGCAGCACGGGGCGCTCGCCCTTCGCCTACCTGCGCTACGGCTGCTACTGCGGCCTGGGGGGAAAGGGATGGCCCATGGACAGAGTGGACTG GTGCTGCTTTAACCACGACTGCTGCTATGGGAGGGCAGAACAAGCAGGGTGCCAGCCCAAGACTGAAAGTTACCACTGGGAATGCAAAGACAATTCTGCTGTGTGTG actCACTAGAAGACAAATGTCAAAAAATGGCATGTGAATGTGACCGTGAAGCTGCCAAATGTTTTTCTAAAGCTCCCTACCACAGAAAATACCTTTTGTGGCCAGACTTTTTGTGTGGTGAGATTCAGCCTTTGTGTAGGTATCAGATACATGACTCTTGA